The following coding sequences are from one uncultured Desulfobacter sp. window:
- a CDS encoding MaoC family dehydratase, with the protein MMSDQKKFQEFLDFVKPQIGRQIHVGPWLEIDQQRINDFAEVTGDVQWIHTDVERAKKESPYKSTIAHGYLTLSLLPHLTESNHPDFFQKNYPGMKYRVNYGLDRVRFPSAVKAGARIRAKTTIHNVEEVKNGIQICYVITIDIEGSEKPACVAEFLARLYP; encoded by the coding sequence ATGATGAGCGATCAAAAAAAATTTCAGGAATTTTTGGATTTTGTTAAACCACAGATTGGCCGGCAAATTCATGTGGGCCCCTGGCTTGAAATTGACCAGCAGCGCATCAATGATTTTGCTGAAGTGACCGGTGATGTGCAATGGATTCACACGGATGTCGAGCGTGCTAAAAAAGAGTCGCCCTATAAATCAACCATTGCCCACGGATATTTGACGTTATCTTTACTGCCCCATTTAACTGAAAGCAACCATCCTGATTTTTTTCAAAAAAATTATCCGGGCATGAAGTACCGGGTGAACTATGGGCTTGACCGGGTTCGTTTCCCCAGCGCGGTAAAAGCCGGTGCCAGAATTCGGGCAAAAACGACCATTCATAACGTTGAAGAGGTGAAAAACGGAATTCAGATCTGCTATGTTATTACTATTGATATTGAGGGTAGTGAAAAACCGGCCTGTGTTGCCGAATTTCTGGCGCGCCTTTACCCTTAA
- a CDS encoding hydrogenase iron-sulfur subunit, whose amino-acid sequence MSEFEPRIIAFLCNWCSYGAADLAGVGRLQYPANIRVIRIPCTGRMSPKFILSALKEGADGVWVSGCHPGDCHYLEGNYYARRKFLLFNDLLEHMGVEPGRVQFSWISSAESSKFLEVVTEVTESIKALGPNTGFVKKAKVA is encoded by the coding sequence ATGTCTGAATTTGAACCAAGAATCATTGCATTCCTGTGCAACTGGTGCAGCTACGGTGCCGCAGATCTTGCCGGTGTCGGAAGGCTTCAGTATCCCGCCAATATCCGTGTCATCAGAATCCCGTGCACCGGAAGAATGAGCCCAAAGTTTATCCTCTCCGCCCTGAAAGAAGGCGCGGACGGCGTCTGGGTATCGGGCTGCCACCCTGGCGACTGCCACTACCTGGAAGGAAATTATTATGCCCGCAGAAAATTTCTGCTCTTTAATGATCTTCTTGAGCACATGGGTGTGGAACCTGGCAGAGTTCAGTTTTCCTGGATATCTTCTGCAGAGTCTTCAAAATTTTTGGAGGTGGTTACCGAAGTGACGGAGTCCATAAAGGCATTGGGACCCAACACTGGTTTTGTAAAAAAGGCCAAGGTCGCATAA
- a CDS encoding PEP-CTERM sorting domain-containing protein (PEP-CTERM proteins occur, often in large numbers, in the proteomes of bacteria that also encode an exosortase, a predicted intramembrane cysteine proteinase. The presence of a PEP-CTERM domain at a protein's C-terminus predicts cleavage within the sorting domain, followed by covalent anchoring to some some component of the (usually Gram-negative) cell surface. Many PEP-CTERM proteins exhibit an unusual sequence composition that includes large numbers of potential glycosylation sites. Expression of one such protein has been shown restore the ability of a bacterium to form floc, a type of biofilm.), giving the protein MNKCLVWAAVVFLLLGATFNAEASFYQVDIDTSGMDKLSSHLFYNDDTYTWTFDIDDPMFDSSLQTFESASLELGLSDDSGWELLPEKVEIYFNQSNDRGRADWAAWSWDISGTYLIDITSLDSLNQDGTLRVTLKADVGDFYIDSIRLNAWATDLPASSGGVNPVPTPESSTLLLLGLGLLAVGNVIRRKQI; this is encoded by the coding sequence ATGAATAAGTGTTTAGTGTGGGCGGCAGTAGTTTTTTTATTGCTGGGTGCTACTTTCAATGCAGAGGCATCGTTTTATCAAGTGGACATTGATACCAGTGGTATGGATAAGTTGTCTTCCCATCTTTTTTACAATGATGATACATATACCTGGACATTTGATATCGATGATCCAATGTTTGATTCATCTTTACAAACTTTCGAATCAGCTTCTTTGGAGTTGGGCCTTTCCGACGACTCGGGCTGGGAGCTATTACCGGAAAAGGTGGAGATTTATTTTAATCAATCTAATGATAGGGGCAGGGCCGACTGGGCAGCCTGGTCCTGGGATATCAGCGGTACTTATTTGATTGATATTACCTCCCTTGATAGTCTGAACCAAGATGGAACATTGCGCGTTACTCTCAAGGCCGATGTCGGAGATTTTTATATCGACAGTATTAGGCTTAACGCCTGGGCAACAGATCTCCCAGCTTCCAGCGGGGGCGTTAATCCAGTGCCCACTCCGGAATCCAGTACCCTTTTGCTTTTGGGGCTTGGGCTTCTGGCCGTAGGCAACGTGATTCGCCGCAAGCAGATTTAA
- a CDS encoding TrmJ/YjtD family RNA methyltransferase translates to MNQKVCMENVAIVLHDTRIPENIGAAARAAANMGVGRLILSAPRNFDKERVLKVATHSAAGLVENMIVCNSLPEALGRFNWVVGTTARLGGTRRVNASPADLAATLVPISLENRVALLFGPEDRGLTNEDLQLCHDLVNIPTAGFSSLNLAQAVMVMCYELFKARTREPEFHLPRLACRHELENMYDELEETFARIHYINHENPEERLDKARSFLSRYRLRSREVSIIRGLCRQVARYGDKRYQDGLTAAGADGLKNESK, encoded by the coding sequence ATGAATCAAAAGGTCTGCATGGAGAATGTCGCCATTGTGCTGCATGATACCCGGATTCCGGAAAACATTGGGGCTGCTGCCAGGGCTGCGGCAAATATGGGGGTCGGGCGGTTGATTTTGTCCGCACCCAGGAATTTTGACAAGGAACGTGTTCTTAAGGTCGCAACCCATTCCGCTGCCGGGCTGGTGGAAAACATGATCGTTTGCAATTCACTTCCCGAGGCCCTTGGCCGTTTCAACTGGGTGGTCGGCACCACGGCAAGACTTGGCGGTACACGCCGGGTGAACGCATCTCCGGCAGATCTTGCCGCAACCTTGGTTCCAATTTCTTTAGAAAACCGGGTGGCACTTCTTTTTGGTCCCGAGGACCGGGGGCTGACCAATGAAGATTTACAGCTGTGCCACGATCTTGTGAATATTCCCACCGCCGGATTTTCTTCTCTGAATCTGGCCCAGGCCGTCATGGTCATGTGCTATGAATTATTCAAGGCACGCACCCGGGAGCCCGAATTTCACCTCCCCCGACTGGCCTGCCGGCATGAGCTGGAGAACATGTATGACGAACTTGAAGAGACCTTTGCCCGCATTCATTACATTAACCATGAAAATCCCGAAGAACGGCTGGACAAGGCCCGAAGTTTTTTAAGCCGGTACCGGCTTAGATCCCGGGAGGTCAGTATCATACGGGGTCTGTGCCGTCAGGTTGCCAGGTATGGAGACAAGCGTTATCAGGATGGCCTAACCGCAGCCGGTGCCGACGGCCTTAAAAACGAGTCGAAATAA
- a CDS encoding UPF0280 family protein, with product MFDNRNVYRICHRKQGLVAFNVTVKETNLNIQADSDLSEQAVRSILNHRQYIENYIARVPRFADSLTPLGNPDIAPKIISEMTAAAKTAGVGPMAAVAGAVAQGVGRDLLQWSSHVLVENGGDIFVKSDTQTIFTIYAGSSPLSMKTGIKVDRRPASFAMCTSSGTVGHSKSFGKADAVSVLADCCALADAAATSLGNKIQTPKDIEKVINAGKNMAGVQGIVIISGKQIGLWGALELVKL from the coding sequence ATGTTTGATAACCGCAATGTCTATCGAATCTGCCACCGGAAACAGGGGCTGGTTGCATTTAATGTAACCGTAAAAGAGACCAACCTCAATATCCAGGCAGATTCGGATCTAAGTGAACAGGCGGTGCGTTCGATTCTGAACCACCGCCAATACATTGAAAATTACATCGCCCGCGTTCCAAGGTTTGCCGACAGCCTGACCCCTTTAGGTAACCCAGATATCGCGCCGAAAATCATTTCTGAAATGACCGCGGCTGCAAAAACCGCCGGTGTGGGTCCCATGGCAGCCGTAGCCGGTGCAGTGGCCCAGGGTGTGGGCCGAGACCTGCTCCAATGGTCCTCACATGTCCTGGTGGAAAACGGTGGCGATATCTTTGTTAAATCAGATACCCAGACCATATTTACCATTTATGCCGGATCATCGCCTTTGAGTATGAAAACCGGCATCAAAGTTGACCGCCGCCCCGCTTCCTTTGCCATGTGTACCTCTTCGGGCACCGTCGGTCATTCCAAAAGCTTTGGCAAGGCGGATGCCGTATCCGTGCTGGCGGATTGCTGTGCCCTGGCCGATGCGGCGGCCACATCCCTGGGTAATAAAATTCAGACGCCCAAGGATATTGAAAAGGTCATTAACGCCGGCAAAAATATGGCAGGGGTTCAGGGCATTGTCATCATTTCAGGAAAACAGATTGGGCTGTGGGGTGCTCTGGAACTGGTCAAACTATAA
- a CDS encoding FAD-dependent oxidoreductase, with amino-acid sequence MTKESVVQGSVLVAGGGVSGIKAALDLAESGFYVYLVEKSSAIGGVMAQLDKTFPTSDCSMCILSPYLVETGRHQNIELITNAEIQALEGSAGNFEVTVNKGARYIDLSKCTGCGDCAEVCPVTLPNAFDMGMGEKKATFKSYAQAVPGAYSITKKDKSPCTQQCPNHVNAHGYVAMVSQGKYKEALEVITRNLPLPGIIGRICPHPCEDACRRGEVDSPISICTLKRFVADQVDLNELPMPEITKRDEKVAIIGAGPAGLTAAYFLALDGFQVKIFEKLPVAGGMLKVGIPDYRLPGNVLDKEISWITRLGVEIQYDTALGKDITVDGLMDDGYKSVFLAIGCHNGMKLGIEGEDTPGVMPGVDMLRDAALGDLTELKGNVVIIGGGDVAIDAARTSLRLGADNISILYRRTRAEMPARNEEIEDAIEEDIDIQYLTAPCKVVEKDGKVVGIECIRMELGEPDASGRRRPVPVEGSEFLLDADVIIPAIGQQTDSACLDDVDGVEINKWRNIDVDPITYMTDKPGVFAGGDGQTGASIAIAAVAAGREAAISITRYINGEDMAEGREKVDVPQKDFNEIPANVESKPRLHMARIPMDQRKSGMTEVELGFTEEQAKAEADKCLNCMVCCECLECTKACGAGALTPITHMEKDEQLKLGVGSIILSPGFTPFDPSSMDFLGYKKTPNVVTSMEFERILSASGPFGGHLVRPSDHKEPKRIAWLQCVGSRDQNRCGNGHCSSVCCMYAIKEAVIAKEHAPYELDCSIFYMDMRTHGKDFERFYDTARDKHEVNFVKSRVHSVIEVQGTTDLELSYSSEDGHLIKEVYDMVVLSVGLETPPETVDLAKKLGVELTPSNFADTGSFTPVNTSKDGIYVCGAFQGPRDIPQSVVDSSAAAAAAGEILGQARHTLTKEKEVVPEINVVNERPRIGVFVCNCGININGVVDVPAVRDYAANLPFVEYVTNNMYTCSQDTQDSMVDVIKEKKLNRVVVAACTPKTHEPLFQETLINSGLNKYLFEMVNIRNHASWVHKDDPAGATEKAKDLVRMSVAKVGLMQPLKEAKLQVGQAAMVLGGGISGMSSALSLARQGYETHLIEREGVLGGQALNLFKTVKGEDIQMELQGLISEVNDEKNLTVHLNTTLENVEGFVGSYVSELSTNGDRSKIDHGIAVIATGAKEMTPVEYAYGKDPRILTSLELDQKFLSNDPVLETAQSAVFIQCVGSREKERPYCSRVCCTHSVENALELKKRNPEMNVYVLYRDIRTYGEKELAYTKARDNGVIFIRYKVDEKPVVEIEGDSLYVTVKDHVLGVPLKIDTDILTLASAIVPHKDERLAQFFKVPLNDDGFFVERHAKLGPSEFATDGVFLCGLAHYPKPIEEAVAQGKAASSRAVTLLARENIYTSGTVAQADPMFCASCGVCVAICPYSAPSFTLEGRFKGKAEINPVLCKGCGLCVASCRSGAIHLNGFDNDQIFAQIFSGTELIEA; translated from the coding sequence ATGACAAAAGAGAGTGTAGTGCAGGGCTCCGTACTTGTGGCCGGTGGTGGTGTTTCCGGTATCAAGGCGGCCCTTGATTTGGCAGAATCGGGATTTTATGTGTATCTGGTTGAAAAATCGTCCGCCATCGGCGGCGTGATGGCGCAACTGGATAAGACATTTCCCACCAGTGATTGCTCCATGTGTATTTTGTCTCCCTATCTTGTTGAAACCGGGCGGCATCAGAATATCGAATTGATCACCAACGCAGAAATCCAAGCCCTTGAAGGCAGTGCCGGAAATTTTGAAGTCACGGTCAACAAGGGGGCAAGATATATTGATCTGAGTAAATGTACGGGGTGCGGTGACTGTGCCGAAGTGTGTCCCGTAACGCTCCCCAACGCCTTTGACATGGGCATGGGGGAAAAGAAAGCCACGTTTAAATCCTATGCCCAGGCGGTTCCCGGCGCATACTCCATTACAAAAAAAGATAAATCTCCGTGTACCCAGCAATGTCCCAACCATGTGAATGCCCATGGGTATGTGGCCATGGTTTCCCAGGGCAAATACAAAGAGGCACTGGAAGTTATTACCAGAAATCTGCCCCTTCCCGGCATTATCGGCCGCATCTGCCCCCATCCGTGTGAAGACGCCTGCCGCCGTGGAGAAGTGGATTCGCCCATTTCCATCTGCACCCTGAAACGGTTTGTGGCGGATCAGGTGGATTTAAATGAGCTTCCAATGCCTGAAATCACAAAGCGGGATGAAAAAGTGGCCATCATCGGTGCCGGTCCTGCCGGTCTGACCGCCGCTTATTTTCTCGCCCTTGACGGGTTTCAGGTCAAAATATTTGAAAAGCTTCCCGTGGCAGGCGGTATGTTAAAAGTCGGCATCCCGGATTACAGACTGCCCGGCAATGTGCTTGATAAGGAAATCTCCTGGATCACCCGCCTGGGTGTTGAAATTCAATATGACACTGCCCTTGGCAAAGATATCACCGTGGACGGTTTGATGGATGACGGCTACAAGTCGGTTTTCCTTGCCATCGGCTGCCATAACGGTATGAAACTTGGGATCGAAGGAGAGGACACCCCAGGCGTCATGCCGGGGGTGGATATGCTCAGGGATGCTGCCCTGGGAGATCTTACCGAACTCAAGGGCAATGTGGTGATCATCGGCGGTGGCGACGTGGCTATTGACGCGGCCAGAACTTCACTTCGTCTGGGTGCCGACAATATCAGCATCCTTTACAGAAGAACCCGCGCCGAAATGCCTGCCCGTAATGAAGAGATCGAAGATGCCATTGAAGAAGACATTGATATTCAATATCTGACCGCACCGTGTAAAGTGGTTGAAAAAGACGGCAAAGTCGTGGGGATTGAATGCATCCGCATGGAACTTGGCGAACCTGATGCGTCCGGCAGGCGACGGCCGGTTCCCGTTGAAGGCAGCGAGTTTCTCCTGGATGCCGATGTGATCATCCCGGCCATCGGACAGCAGACCGATTCTGCATGCCTTGATGATGTGGACGGGGTTGAAATAAATAAATGGCGCAACATTGATGTCGATCCCATCACCTACATGACCGACAAGCCTGGTGTATTTGCCGGTGGTGACGGCCAGACCGGTGCTTCCATTGCCATTGCCGCCGTTGCAGCCGGCCGGGAAGCCGCCATCTCCATTACCCGGTACATCAATGGCGAAGATATGGCCGAGGGCAGGGAAAAAGTCGATGTTCCCCAAAAAGACTTCAATGAGATCCCTGCCAATGTTGAATCCAAGCCAAGACTTCATATGGCACGTATCCCCATGGATCAACGCAAATCCGGCATGACCGAAGTGGAACTGGGCTTCACCGAAGAACAGGCCAAGGCCGAAGCGGACAAATGCCTGAACTGCATGGTGTGCTGTGAATGTCTCGAATGTACCAAAGCCTGCGGGGCCGGTGCGCTCACCCCCATCACCCACATGGAAAAAGACGAACAGCTTAAACTGGGCGTGGGATCAATCATTCTCTCGCCTGGCTTTACTCCGTTTGACCCCTCTTCCATGGATTTCCTGGGATATAAGAAGACCCCCAACGTGGTCACCTCCATGGAGTTTGAACGAATTCTTTCCGCATCCGGCCCGTTCGGCGGCCACCTGGTAAGACCGTCCGACCATAAGGAACCCAAGAGAATCGCCTGGCTCCAGTGTGTCGGGTCTAGGGATCAGAACCGCTGCGGAAACGGTCACTGTTCATCGGTCTGCTGTATGTACGCCATCAAAGAGGCCGTAATTGCAAAAGAACACGCGCCATATGAGCTTGACTGCTCCATTTTCTACATGGACATGAGAACCCACGGCAAAGATTTCGAGCGGTTCTATGATACAGCCAGAGACAAACATGAGGTTAATTTTGTCAAAAGCCGTGTCCACTCCGTCATAGAGGTGCAGGGCACCACGGATCTGGAACTCTCCTACAGCAGTGAAGACGGTCACCTCATCAAAGAAGTTTATGATATGGTCGTGCTTTCGGTGGGCCTTGAAACCCCGCCGGAAACCGTTGATCTTGCCAAAAAACTGGGTGTGGAACTGACCCCCTCCAATTTTGCCGATACCGGTTCTTTCACACCGGTCAATACCTCTAAAGACGGTATTTATGTTTGCGGTGCCTTCCAGGGTCCCAGGGACATTCCCCAATCGGTTGTGGATTCCAGTGCGGCGGCAGCGGCTGCCGGAGAGATCCTGGGACAGGCCCGACATACCCTCACCAAGGAAAAGGAGGTTGTGCCCGAAATCAACGTGGTCAACGAACGCCCGAGAATCGGTGTCTTTGTCTGCAACTGCGGTATCAACATCAATGGCGTTGTGGATGTACCGGCCGTCCGGGATTATGCGGCAAACCTTCCCTTTGTGGAATACGTAACAAACAACATGTACACCTGCTCCCAGGATACCCAGGACAGCATGGTGGATGTGATCAAAGAAAAGAAGTTGAACCGGGTCGTGGTGGCGGCCTGTACGCCCAAAACCCATGAACCGCTCTTCCAGGAAACGCTGATCAATTCAGGCCTGAACAAATATCTGTTTGAAATGGTCAACATCAGGAACCATGCCTCCTGGGTGCACAAGGATGATCCGGCGGGTGCCACGGAAAAAGCAAAAGACCTGGTGAGAATGAGTGTGGCAAAAGTGGGGCTCATGCAGCCATTGAAAGAAGCCAAACTCCAGGTGGGCCAGGCGGCCATGGTTCTGGGCGGCGGCATCTCCGGTATGTCCTCGGCACTGAGTCTTGCGCGCCAGGGTTATGAAACCCATTTGATCGAACGCGAAGGCGTGCTTGGCGGCCAGGCTTTGAATCTTTTCAAAACCGTTAAGGGCGAAGATATCCAGATGGAACTGCAGGGACTGATCAGTGAGGTAAATGATGAAAAAAACCTCACCGTCCACTTGAACACCACCCTTGAAAATGTGGAAGGTTTTGTGGGCAGTTATGTGTCTGAACTTTCCACCAACGGTGACAGGTCAAAAATCGACCACGGCATTGCCGTAATTGCCACCGGTGCAAAAGAGATGACCCCGGTGGAATATGCCTATGGCAAAGACCCGAGAATCCTGACGAGCCTTGAACTGGATCAAAAATTTCTCAGCAATGATCCGGTACTGGAAACGGCCCAGTCCGCCGTCTTTATCCAGTGTGTCGGTTCAAGGGAAAAAGAACGTCCTTATTGTTCACGTGTCTGCTGTACCCACAGCGTTGAAAATGCACTGGAACTCAAGAAACGAAATCCCGAGATGAATGTGTACGTGCTTTACCGGGATATCAGAACCTACGGTGAAAAAGAGTTGGCCTATACCAAAGCAAGGGACAATGGCGTTATTTTCATCCGCTACAAGGTGGATGAAAAACCGGTGGTGGAAATCGAGGGTGACTCCCTTTATGTCACGGTAAAAGATCATGTATTGGGTGTTCCCCTGAAGATCGACACGGATATTTTGACCCTGGCCTCGGCCATCGTTCCCCATAAGGATGAAAGACTGGCTCAATTTTTTAAGGTGCCCCTCAATGATGACGGGTTCTTTGTGGAACGCCATGCCAAACTCGGACCCTCCGAATTTGCCACGGACGGCGTTTTTCTGTGCGGGCTTGCCCATTACCCCAAACCCATTGAAGAAGCCGTGGCCCAGGGTAAGGCGGCGTCATCCAGAGCCGTCACCTTACTTGCAAGGGAAAATATCTACACCAGCGGCACCGTTGCCCAGGCCGATCCCATGTTTTGCGCAAGCTGCGGGGTGTGTGTGGCCATCTGCCCCTATTCGGCACCGTCATTTACCCTTGAGGGCCGTTTTAAAGGCAAAGCCGAAATCAATCCGGTACTTTGCAAAGGTTGCGGGCTCTGCGTCGCCTCCTGCAGGTCCGGTGCAATTCACTTGAACGGTTTTGACAATGATCAGATTTTTGCCCAGATATTCTCAGGAACGGAATTAATCGAAGCGTAA